One Ricinus communis isolate WT05 ecotype wild-type chromosome 2, ASM1957865v1, whole genome shotgun sequence DNA segment encodes these proteins:
- the LOC8270007 gene encoding auxin-responsive protein IAA9 isoform X3 → MSPPLIGVVEEGQSNVTVLASSTSAESICQNGSKLKERNYMGLSDCSSVDSSIAPSSSDESKTRLNLKATELRLGLPGSQSPQRNSELSLLSSTQFDEKPFFPLNPSNDGHYSSTQKNVVSGNKRGFSDAMDGFSEGKLEVNVMLSPRPSPNLGLKPGSALENFGPEAAKVKDVVTPKGAPERHHGTNDARSNHNASANNNNTPATKAQVVGWPPVRLFRKNSLATASKKTEEVDGKAGPGALFVKVSMDGAPYLRKVDLRNYSAYQELSSALEKMFSCFTIVFMDPVTAIPL, encoded by the exons ATGTCTCCACCGCTAATTGGTGTTGTGGAGGAGGGTCAGAGCAATGTTACTGTACTGGCTTCTTCAACATCTGCAGAAAGTATATGCCAAAATGGCTCTAAACTGAAAGAGCGAAACTACATGGGATTGTCCGATTGTTCTTCTGTGGATAGTTCAATAGCCCCTAGCTCATCTGATGAAAGCAAGACTCGTCTGAATTTGAAGGCTACAGAACTGCGGCTTGGGCTCCCGGGGTCCCAATCTCCTCAAAGGAATTCAGAACTTAGCCTCTTGAGCTCTACACAATTTGATGAGAAGCCCTTCTTCCCTTTAAATCCCTCAAATGACGGCCACTACTCTTCAACACAGAAAAATGTTGTTTCAGGCAACAAAAGAGGGTTCTCTGATGCTATGGATGGGTTCTCAGAG GGTAAGTTAGAGGTTAATGTGATGCTATCACCCAGGCCCTCTCCAAATTTGGGATTGAAACCTGGTTCTGCACTTGAGAACTTTGGGCCTGAAGCGGCTAAAGTGAAAGATGTAGTTACACCAAAGGGAGCGCCGGAGAGGCATCATGGAACAAATGATGCCAGATCAAACCACAATGCTTCTGCAAACAACAATAACACACCTGCTACCAA GGCACAGGTTGTGGGTTGGCCACCTGTCAGATTGTTCAGGAAGAACTCTCTTGCTACCGCGTCAAAGAAGACTGAAGAAGTGGATGGTAAAGCAGGGCCTGGGGCTTTGTTTGTCAAGGTTAGCATGGATGGTGCTCCTTACTTGAGGAAAGTTGACTTGAGAAACTACTCTGCATATCAGGAACTATCTTCTGCCCTTGAGAAGATGTTCAGCTGCTTTACTATAG TTTTCATGGATCCAGTTACTGCTATTCCATTATGA
- the LOC8270007 gene encoding auxin-responsive protein IAA8 isoform X1 has protein sequence MSPPLIGVVEEGQSNVTVLASSTSAESICQNGSKLKERNYMGLSDCSSVDSSIAPSSSDESKTRLNLKATELRLGLPGSQSPQRNSELSLLSSTQFDEKPFFPLNPSNDGHYSSTQKNVVSGNKRGFSDAMDGFSEGKLEVNVMLSPRPSPNLGLKPGSALENFGPEAAKVKDVVTPKGAPERHHGTNDARSNHNASANNNNTPATKAQVVGWPPVRLFRKNSLATASKKTEEVDGKAGPGALFVKVSMDGAPYLRKVDLRNYSAYQELSSALEKMFSCFTIGQYGAHGPLGREMLSESKLKDLLHGSEYVLTYEDKDGDWMLVGDVPWEMFTDTCKRLRIMKSSDAIGLAPRAVEKCKNRN, from the exons ATGTCTCCACCGCTAATTGGTGTTGTGGAGGAGGGTCAGAGCAATGTTACTGTACTGGCTTCTTCAACATCTGCAGAAAGTATATGCCAAAATGGCTCTAAACTGAAAGAGCGAAACTACATGGGATTGTCCGATTGTTCTTCTGTGGATAGTTCAATAGCCCCTAGCTCATCTGATGAAAGCAAGACTCGTCTGAATTTGAAGGCTACAGAACTGCGGCTTGGGCTCCCGGGGTCCCAATCTCCTCAAAGGAATTCAGAACTTAGCCTCTTGAGCTCTACACAATTTGATGAGAAGCCCTTCTTCCCTTTAAATCCCTCAAATGACGGCCACTACTCTTCAACACAGAAAAATGTTGTTTCAGGCAACAAAAGAGGGTTCTCTGATGCTATGGATGGGTTCTCAGAG GGTAAGTTAGAGGTTAATGTGATGCTATCACCCAGGCCCTCTCCAAATTTGGGATTGAAACCTGGTTCTGCACTTGAGAACTTTGGGCCTGAAGCGGCTAAAGTGAAAGATGTAGTTACACCAAAGGGAGCGCCGGAGAGGCATCATGGAACAAATGATGCCAGATCAAACCACAATGCTTCTGCAAACAACAATAACACACCTGCTACCAA GGCACAGGTTGTGGGTTGGCCACCTGTCAGATTGTTCAGGAAGAACTCTCTTGCTACCGCGTCAAAGAAGACTGAAGAAGTGGATGGTAAAGCAGGGCCTGGGGCTTTGTTTGTCAAGGTTAGCATGGATGGTGCTCCTTACTTGAGGAAAGTTGACTTGAGAAACTACTCTGCATATCAGGAACTATCTTCTGCCCTTGAGAAGATGTTCAGCTGCTTTACTATAG GTCAATATGGAGCACATGGACCTCTCGGAAGAGAAATGCTGAGTGAAAGCAAGCTGAAGGATCTACTTCATGGCTCAGAATATGTTCTCACTTATGAAGATAAAGATGGTGACTGGATGCTTGTTGGCGATGTTCCATGGGA